A section of the Phacochoerus africanus isolate WHEZ1 chromosome 4, ROS_Pafr_v1, whole genome shotgun sequence genome encodes:
- the CDK2AP2 gene encoding cyclin-dependent kinase 2-associated protein 2 isoform X2: MGYVQAMKPPGAQGSQSTYTDLLSVIEEMGKEIRPTYAGSKSAMERLKRGIIHARALVRECLAETERNART; this comes from the exons ATGGGCTATGTGCAG GCAATGAAACCACCTGGCGCCCAGGGCTCCCAGAGCACTTACACGGACCTGCTGTCGGTCATAGAGGAGATGGGCAAAGAGATCCGACCCACCTATGCTGGCAGCAAGAGTGCCATGGAGCGCCTGAAGAGAG GCATCATCCATGCACGGGCCCTAGTCAGAGAGTGCTTGGCAGAGACAGAGCGGAACGCCCGCACGTAA
- the CABP2 gene encoding calcium-binding protein 2 isoform X2 — MVPGPMGNCAKRPRQRAPKDRELRPEEIEELQAAFQEFDRDRDGYIGYRELGACMRTLGYMPTEMELIEISQQISGGKVDFEDFVELMGPKLLAETADMIGVRELRDAFREFDSNGDGCISLGELRAALKALLGERLSQREVDEILRDIDLNGDGLVDFEEFVRMMSR; from the exons ATGGTTCCAGGGCCCATGGGAAACTGTGCCAAGCGTCCCCGACAGCGGGCACCTAAG GACCGGGAACTGCGGCCAGAAGAGATCGAAG AGCTGCAGGCCGCCTTCCAGGAGTTTGACCGAGATCGGGACGGCTACATCGGCTACCGGGAGCTGGGAGCCTGCATGCGCACGCTGGGCTACATGCCCACCGAGATGGAGCTCATCGAGATTTCACAGCAAATCA GTGGCGGGAAGGTGGACTTTGAAGACTTTGTGGAGCTGATGGGCCCCAAGCTGCTGGCGGAGACCGCGGACATGATTGGCGTCAGGGAGCTGCGGGACGCCTTCCGGGAG TTCGACAGCAACGGGGACGGCTGCATCAGCTTGGGGGAGCTCCGGGCCGCCCTGAAGGCCCTGCTGGGAGAGCGCCTCAGCCAGCGGGAGGTGGATGAGATCCTCCGTGACATTGACCTCAACGGGGATGGCCTGGTGGACTTTGAAG AGTTTGTGCGAATGATGTCTCGCTGA
- the CABP2 gene encoding calcium-binding protein 2 isoform X1 yields MVPGPMGNCAKRPRQRAPKDRWQWPRSPPGGSRHSPSPGPGPSPSPSPEEQGGPGPGIQGYSVLSSLVGPACIFLRPSIAATQLDRELRPEEIEELQAAFQEFDRDRDGYIGYRELGACMRTLGYMPTEMELIEISQQISGGKVDFEDFVELMGPKLLAETADMIGVRELRDAFREFDSNGDGCISLGELRAALKALLGERLSQREVDEILRDIDLNGDGLVDFEEFVRMMSR; encoded by the exons ATGGTTCCAGGGCCCATGGGAAACTGTGCCAAGCGTCCCCGACAGCGGGCACCTAAG GACCGCTGGCAGTGGCCCAGATCCCCCCCAGGGGGCTCCCGCCACAGCCCGAGCCCcggcccaggccccagcccaagCCCCAGTCCCGAGGAGCAGGGGGGCCCTGGGCCGGGCATCCAGGGCTACTCGGTGCTCAGCAGCCTGGTGGGGCCAGCCTGCATCTTCCTGCGGCCCAGCATCGCCGCCACCCAGCTC GACCGGGAACTGCGGCCAGAAGAGATCGAAG AGCTGCAGGCCGCCTTCCAGGAGTTTGACCGAGATCGGGACGGCTACATCGGCTACCGGGAGCTGGGAGCCTGCATGCGCACGCTGGGCTACATGCCCACCGAGATGGAGCTCATCGAGATTTCACAGCAAATCA GTGGCGGGAAGGTGGACTTTGAAGACTTTGTGGAGCTGATGGGCCCCAAGCTGCTGGCGGAGACCGCGGACATGATTGGCGTCAGGGAGCTGCGGGACGCCTTCCGGGAG TTCGACAGCAACGGGGACGGCTGCATCAGCTTGGGGGAGCTCCGGGCCGCCCTGAAGGCCCTGCTGGGAGAGCGCCTCAGCCAGCGGGAGGTGGATGAGATCCTCCGTGACATTGACCTCAACGGGGATGGCCTGGTGGACTTTGAAG AGTTTGTGCGAATGATGTCTCGCTGA
- the CDK2AP2 gene encoding cyclin-dependent kinase 2-associated protein 2 isoform X1 — protein sequence MSYKPIAPAPSSTPGSSTPGPGTPVPTAGSVPSPSGSVPGAAAPFRPLFNDFGPPSMGYVQAMKPPGAQGSQSTYTDLLSVIEEMGKEIRPTYAGSKSAMERLKRGIIHARALVRECLAETERNART from the exons ATGTCCTACAAACCCatcgcccccgcccccagcagcaCCCCGGGCTCCAGCACCCCTGGGCCCGGCACCCCGGTCCCTACAG CTGGAAGTGTCCCATCGCCGTCGGGCTCGGTGCCAGGAGCCGCTGCTCCTTTCAGACCTCTGTTTAACGACTTTGGACCGCCCTCCATGGGCTATGTGCAG GCAATGAAACCACCTGGCGCCCAGGGCTCCCAGAGCACTTACACGGACCTGCTGTCGGTCATAGAGGAGATGGGCAAAGAGATCCGACCCACCTATGCTGGCAGCAAGAGTGCCATGGAGCGCCTGAAGAGAG GCATCATCCATGCACGGGCCCTAGTCAGAGAGTGCTTGGCAGAGACAGAGCGGAACGCCCGCACGTAA